The proteins below are encoded in one region of Triticum aestivum cultivar Chinese Spring chromosome 1B, IWGSC CS RefSeq v2.1, whole genome shotgun sequence:
- the LOC123139014 gene encoding putative UDP-rhamnose:rhamnosyltransferase 1, giving the protein MEMGAAPAGAGGLEVVVFPWLAFGHMIPFLELSKRLAARGHTVAFVSTPRNLARLPPVPAGHSARLRFVPLPLPAVEGLPEGAEATSDLPPDKVGLLKKAMDGLADPLAAFLAAGKRPDWIVHDFCHHWVPPIADQLKVASATFLIFQAAFLVFVGPRWANASHPRTEPEHFAEPPRWIPFQSTTFFLRHEAQWVTDAFRANASGVSDMDRWWQVLEHSRLTIHRSCEELEPRMFGLLSDLFRKPAVPAGILLPGAPDDRDEGHRQSSSGDVARPQVLRWLDDQPSKSVIYVALGSEAPLTPENAHELALGLELAGVRFLWALRKPAGTTNGDELLLPAGFEERTRDRGVVCTGWVPQVEALAHCATGAFLTHCGWGSTIESLSFGIPLVMLPFVVDQPLIARAMAERGIGVEVARDVKDGSFDRDGVAVAVRRVMVEEQGKVLATNTKKLQEVLVDQGREEHYIDELEDYLRRYK; this is encoded by the coding sequence ATGGAAATGGGAGCAGCGCCTGCCGGCGCCGGCGGGCTGGAGGTGGTGGTTTTCCCGTGGCTGGCGTTCGGCCACATGATCCCGTTCCTGGAGCTCTCCAAGCGCCTCGCGGCCAGGGGCCACACCGTGGCCTTCGTGTCCACGCCCCGGAATCTCGCCAGGCTCCCGCCCGTGCCGGCCGGTCATTCCGCCCGCCTCCGGTTCGTGCCGCTGCCGCTACCGGCCGTGGAGGGGCTGCCGGAGGGCGCCGAGGCCACGTCTGACCTGCCGCCCGACAAGGTCGGACTCCTCAAGAAGGCCATGGACGGCCTCGCCGACCCACTCGCGGCATTCCTCGCCGCCGGAAAAAGGCCCGACTGGATCGTCCACGACTTCTGCCACCACTGGGTCCCGCCCATCGCCGACCAGCTCAAGGTGGCATCCGCCACGTTCCTCATCTTCCAGGCCGCCTTCTTGGTCTTCGTGGGGCCGCGGTGGGCAAACGCCTCACACCCGCGCACGGAGCCGGAGCACTTCGCCGAGCCACCCAGGTGGATTCCCTTCCAGTCCACCACCTTCTTCCTCCGGCACGAGGCCCAGTGGGTCACCGACGCCTTCCGTGCCAATGCATCTGGCGTGTCGGACATGGACCGCTGGTGGCAGGTCTTGGAGCACAGCCGCCTCACCATACACCGGAGCTGTGAGGAATTGGAGCCCCGGATGTTCGGCCTCCTGTCCGATCTCTTTCGGAAGCCCGCCGTCCCCGCCGGGATCCTTCTACCGGGGGCGCCCGACGACCGTGACGAAGGCCACCGGCAGAGCAGCTCAGGCGACGTCGCCCGCCCACAGGTCCTGCGATGGCTCGACGACCAGCCTTCCAAGTCCGTCATCTATGTTGCGCTGGGAAGCGAGGCGCCGCTGACGCCAGAGAACGCCCATGAActcgcgctcggcctggagctcGCCGGCGTGCGCTTCCTCTGGGCGCTACGCAAGCCGGCGGGCACCACCAACGGCGACGAGCTTCTCTTGCCGGCCGGGTTCGAGGAGCGGACGCGGGACCGCGGGGTGGTTTGCACGGGGTGGGTGCCGCAGGTGGAGGCGCTGGCGCACTGCGCCACGGGCGCGTTCTTGACGCACTGTGGCTGGGGCTCCACCATCGAGAGCCTCTCCTTCGGGATCCCGCTGGTGATGCTCCCGTTCGTCGTCGACCAGCCCTTGATCGCGCGGGCGATGGCAGAGAGAGGGATCGGCGTGGAGGTAGCGAGAGACGTGAAGGACGGTTCGTTTGACAGGGACGGCGTCGCGGTGGCGGTGCGGCGCGTCATGGTGGAGGAGCAGGGGAAGGTGTTGGCGACCAACACCAAGAAGCTGCAGGAGGTTCTAGTGGACCAGGGACGCGAGGAGCATTACATCGACGAGCTCGAGGATTATCTCAGACGCTACAAATAG